ATATAAATCAGCAGAGTTTGAAGAATCGGCCATACCTGGTACGTACATTCATTGGAAAAAACGTaattcaaatgaagtaatagattcgatagtaGAACTGTTGCTATGCTTGTTATCTATGCTACATAGTGACATCATCCACATTAATGTGATTTTTTGAGTTCACGTATAAAAATGTCCTTAGAAGAGCTataactttaaattttgtatgaagccGATCGCTAACACCATCAAAAGTTGACTACTCTAATTAATATCTAATTGTTTGCTGAAGTTCAATATCTTCACGTCCGCACCCCGAGCCGAGGCCTAAgccatagaaaaaaaatcgtttggcACACCGAATTGTCTGTGAAGTTAGTCAAACAGATATTCAGATATAAACAGATATAAAACGTGGGAACGAgcaagaagtttttttttatgttctttAAAGGACATAACTGATGTCACATCAGCATAGGGTAGTAGTGAAAAATCTACATCTGGTGGAGTCTACTATTAGAATCGAATTTTATGTACAGGACTTAAtatcttacaaaaattgtagaaaaaggACATTTTCCGGCCttattttcgggaatttaaaTTCTGAATTGTCGATTAAAACAGCGAATTTGCatttattaattcatttattttcgtaaTCTCACAAATTAATCCATCCGAACTTGATAGCATCCTGCAGAGCATCGCTAATCCGATCTCTATAAACAATTTTAGACTTATCATCCATAGTTGCCATATCAATATTGTCGGTGTCTGCCGTTACACTATCCATGTCgacaatatttttcgaatcCGACACAATCACTTGAAGAAGTATGGGCGCCATAATAACCCCATACACACCGAATTGCTTGAGTTGTCGGTTAAGTTCGTCGATGGGACACAATTTGATGGGATCGCTGCCAAGTTTTGTGAGTAATTCGCTTATGGAATTATGATAGACCTCGATCAGGTCGGTGTAACGGACGCGAAgttcttttgttgttgatgtgaGTAGGTAGTAGGACAAGTCTAATACTGGTGATCCCACACAACTCACTTGCCAATCGAATAGACAGATTTCAGATGGTTTGttctgtaaataaaattgtgtttaatGACGCATCTAGTCTGCGCAAGTAGCCTTACATTTGCATCGgttttgaagcaaaaattattattccaACAGTCACCATGAAGTAGAACTCCCAGGTGGCCAGCTGCACCCGGTGCAAATAAATTCTGTATCGACTGCTTATAATCATCTCGGAGTTtccgtaaaatatttttttcatcttcacATGTGAGATGTTCAATCGCTTTGTCCATCGCACCGTGCATCATATTGGTAATGTTCGGCAATTCGACCATAGCCGTCAAAATATCTTCCAGGTCGAGTAGCTCTTTAAACAGTTCCGGTTTTTGATCACGCAACGCGATGGATATTGCATGATACCGTCCCAATGTTTGCAGAAATATGGACGACGTATCGAAATCGACCGGTTTCATTTTGTCCCAAAGTTCATAGTTGGAAACTTTTACGTTCTCCATGACAATCACATAGTGATCGTCTGCGGCATTCGCTACAGCCAGGTAACATTTTGGATACTGGAAAAATCCGTCGCTTCGCGATATGTTGcgatcgttttgaaatttctcAAACATCGGCAAGAATCGACTGTAAACGCACACCTCACGCTCAAACAGCAtatatgaattgaaaaattcacgTCTAGCCCGGTTTTCTGGAAGCAATTTGCACATGAGACTTAATTCATCTTCACCATCGGCATCTACCGTTTTTTTGCCTTTGATGGTTACAGCAACCATAACGGCAACGAAACCATCTCCATGATTGGAACCAGATTCATAGTGCAGTGTATGCTCGACGAATCCTTCGTCTTTAGCaagtttattcaaatattcagTTAGGTATGCTGGAGGTGATGTCATATCgctttttaatagaaaatgttttcagtcACTGTCGtctttatcaacaaaaaaataaaataaaatcgtcgCACCGCTACAAATGTTCCGCACCTACTGAACGGTCAGTTTTCAATCGATTCGTACCCGTTTAGAGTATCTTTTTCTACCGAATGACAGAACCAAAAACGAGATGTTCGTCGTATCTATATTGTCACGATGGTGTAAAGCTGATAAAAAACCGACAAATTTGCAGTGCTTGATAACAACGTAACAATGACATTATTTCTATTCAGGTCAGCCATGAACTTTCATTCCCATCGAATGCATATACCGAGTCCATTTTCCTTCTGACCAGATCAGAATATAGCATCTGAATTTCTCTATGCAAATAATTCGCAAATTGGATGTACTTGTATGTAACGAAGGGAATTGCAGCATTGTGTTAATGCGGATACGcacaatcaaataattttcagcGACATTGGTCTCACCAAAACGTCTATTTTAATGCTTATAACGGTGCTTTCTCGCACGGATTCACATTAAATCTCTGTTAAAGTAATTACTACTAATGTAATAGTGTCGAGGGGGACACCACTCAGGTAATTGATTACACACCCTGCTCGGAATTGACGGAGAATCcggtaattaaacggaattgacaagaattgaaaggaattgacaggaattaatggaaattgaagggaattgaaagaaattgacaggaagtacccatagaaattgaaagggaattgaaaggaattgaaaggaattgaaatgaattgaaaggaattgaaaggaattgaaaggaattgaaaggaattgaacggaattgaaatgAGTTGAAAGGAAGTAGAGTGAATCCGGCAATTAGGTGAATTGatccggtaattgaggtaattaagAGGAATTGACAGTAATTAAtgggaattgaaagaaattgatagGAAGTACctatagaaattgaaagggaattgaaaggaagtaGAGTGAATCTGGCAATTAGACTAGTTGctccggtaattgaggtaattaaacggaattgaaaggaattagaaattgatttgccacttTTTTGGCCAGTGGTTTACCCCTCGAATAGTGTGCTAATGGCTATAATCTTAAACGATTTTTGTCATATAACTGTctgacaattttaatttatgatgTGGAACATAAGGCATTGTATATTTGTCAATATAGGTGTGAATATGTGAGACTCATATAATAATGCTTTTACAAGTCATGCTGATAAAGATTTGTTGCTAGTAATCTTTTAGCTAGTGAAACAACACAATTTGTTATCTTTAATTAACTGCCGTGATTCTTTGGAATGAAGAATAATTGCGCAATAAGatgaaatttgcaaaaaatacaattttcggtCGAGGGGTAGCAACTatcaaaaaaatcagaaaaaaccaagaaatagGAGAAATAGTCGTTACGTTGCGGAGTAgaattgatcaaaaatgtaccgatgttggaaaaattgctcgtgttACCGGTAGATGATGCTTTAAGTTGAAATCGAACAATTAAAGAGAACGTTAGCTAAacggccgctaacgctaatttccaacgctaagtcccccgctaacgctaaaatcaacggtaatgcccagtcaataaatggtatcattgtgaatgcatacacatggacgaCGCATTTTCGGCGTGTCTCGGTGTCGGTGTGTTTCTCGGTGTAGCACATGGATTGGCGAGTTATGATTCtcttcaggttatactcttcaatgagtatatagaagagaaacgggcaagacaGGTAACAAACACACCGAGTCGTCCCTGATGAGTTCCCCAATGTGTTTGTCTTCACTTTACACTggaattttaaagatgaactcCGAGGTTTTTGAATTTAGCGGAACAAAACGGTGTCTCTAGGTACTCTAGGGATAAACGAGACTCGGacgacttttgtttttgtttaattcgctCTTGCGTTTTTACGCGGATTTGACTGTACTTGGACTGAGAATATGGCCCTTCTGTCGTGGTTTTTATTGTTCTGTTTAGCTCGGTTGAAGTCTTGAATATGGTAAAAAACTGACGCTGAGACTGTGAGTGAACGAGAAGACGATTGCTTCATGGATCGgcgagttatgattcacttcgGGTTATAttcttcaatgagtatatagaagagaaacgggcaagacaggtttagtcccaaacacaccgagtcccaaacacacctgaattaattttgtgattattactcccacaatgtgatcggattaacattttatcaatggaATTAGTAGATCTGACTTGTAGGAAGCCAGCGGTATTAAGCTGGAaacgttttttattctctttttaaTGTTACAAATAGTATCCTCCACACGACGAACATGCAGTTGGAAAATGTGATTCGTAATACGTTTTATTGCAatcaaaagtgaataaaacttttccagCTTAATACCGCTGGCTTCCAGATCTACTAAttgcattgataaaatattgatccgatcacattgtggaagtaataatcacaaaattaatttcatgtgTTTCAATTGCAGGTTAACCACGTGTTTTTTGTGTAGTTGAGGATGTTTGTCGTCAAACAGCACATTGTGaagtttatagattttttccagcaCAGTGTCGCTGTCTTCCtgcaaattagatctacggattgcagCAATAAAACATTGATCCGGatgaccttttaaaataataaatgaaaataaatcgaaaattgcgtCGTCCATGtgaatgcattcacaatggtgccatttattgacagggcattaccgttgattttagcgttagcgcgggatttagcgttggaaattagcgttagcggccaTTTAGCTAACGTTCTCTAATGATTTCACTGTGTTACGGTCGAAGATTAGCGGTCTTATGATCGAATCGGCAACGGACCATTAGAATATCATATGAGTGAGTGTCACATAGAAAGCGAATGAAGGATAAAGGGTTTTTGACCACACGATAACGTTATTTATCACATTATTGCTTAACGTGTCATGACAACAGATTTCAAAAACTAggaaagaaattaattaaatcttCTGAAAACTTTGTCAGTCTGGTGACCTGACCCACCCGCTAGGTAGAGCCTAGTTTGAATACTTATTTCAAAATCGTACAACCGGCGATAGAAAAACTTAGGAAGCTTTTATCTcgggaaaaagttggaaattgcattttctctggtttccaacaccctcgaaatgcaatttccatcTTCTTCCTTCGTTGACCAAATACCCATTTCATATGTGCGGTGTGATTTGacttattttctcccctcaataGGTCATGAGAAAATTGTGATTTGGTGACGattggtcgaatgacatttctaacGAGAAAAATTGCAGCACCTTCTATCCAGtgagaagaaaattgaacttttctcacttgaagtgtcactttgtttatgttttcgaaaatggcATGGTGAATTGATGTCTTTTCGCTCGTATGAACAAACGATATATTCACCCCTGGGAGCCTTAAGAAATTTTAACCTGGGGCGaaatgggttgtgattttcgccattttaagaagaagaagaatgacttttttagatttgtttttgttgtgtagCTGAGGTTTCTGACCTTGTTCCAATAGCTAAACTGAAAAATCGTTTCTGtttatttacatgaaaaataaagcCCTGATGATGACCTGGTATTAGGTCGAAACGTCggcaatttgaaaacaaaattgttttaaaatcaTTGGCAACCAAAACCTCAGctacacaacaaaaacaaatctaaATTACTTAAAATTGTTGCCAGCAATTCAACAACAAACATTGATTGAAGAAGAATGACGTTTCAGGTCTATGACGCTcagtaaatacacaatttgggaaactatttatgtttcaggcatgttgtatacgttgaataaattggtttattgagtctatatctcaatttcaatagatcattgaagtgaaaaatcaaaaagaaaatgttaacatTGGCGCTGGCGATCATTCTCGACGGTCAAACCATGAACTTTCATCGCAACCCATTGTGGCCAGATCGAAGCAAACATTTCTCTGGTTGGAATTTCCATATTTCTCCCCtcagtaaacaaataactaaactattctttgacgattttttttaaattttgaaaacgacGTGATAAACCACACAAAATCAGATCATTTTTCACCCCCTCGTCTTCGGTCGTTTCAAGccgatttaaacaaaatttgataaaaaccTAAATTTTTAGGAATGTTACGACCTCTTGATGTTGTTCCTGATCTGGTGTTCCCATACACACCCTGaggaataaaaaatattcgaatgcACGGTGAGACTACACGATTACAAGCTAACTATCAATCAGTCGTACCACTGACTGTCACTAAGAATAGTTGCTCTCTTATTTTAACAAAAcctaaaaatgaaatggaagACATTGTATCTCGATACTAGTACACACAGACAAGAAGAAAGAGTAATACATAACCAAAATTCGAATCATTCCTATTCATGTGACCTTATCTCGATTGGATATATATAAAAGATGTACAGCACAACAGAATTGTTCGTATTCACAGTATAATATCGTAATCAGCAACATGAGCATCTCAAATTTCGTGTCTGTAGAGCTAGAGAAAATCGCCAAGAATGAAGGATTCATTGAATATGTTATAGAACAAGAACCCGGTTCGAAACACGGTGATGGATTCATAGCAAAAATGCTGGCTGTAACGTTGGTGGGGAAACGAAAAATTGGCGGCAAAATAGTCGATTCGAAATTGCATTTGATGTGTAAATTGTTGCCGGAAAATCAGGACCGCCGTGATTTGTTCGATTCATCAAGTATTTTCGAGCATGAAATTTACgtttacaataaaatattgagtGTTTTTGATGAGTTTCAAAGTGAAAAGAATATTCCCATGGGAGATCGTTTCACCGAGTATCCAAAGTGTTTTGCAACTGCCAGTGATATGGACAAGGGCGAGCATGTCATAATTATGGAAAATCTAAAATCGATCGAATACAGTTTGTGGGACAAAAGGATACCAGTTGACTATGCAACCGTTTGTCTTTACATGGAAGCGTTGGGAAAACTGCATGCCATATCGTTTGCTCTTCGTGACCAGAAACCAGATGTGTTCAACGAAATTAGTCGTTTTGATGACGTACTCGTCAAATTGTTTACCAGAGATGATAAGATGAAAGGCTTGTTGGATGGTGGATTGGATAAAGGACTGTCCCACCTGGATCAACCGGATGAAAAGAAGATAATGGCTGACCTGAAAATTAACTGTGTAGAAGAGACCATTCGATTATTAAGCAAAGATTTGGCTGGTAAATTCTATGTAATCGGTCATGGTGATAGCTGgaacaacaatttattttattcgaatgaaGGCCAGGTGAGATGACATTAATTGTTTGATAAGAAGCGCACTGagaatttttgaacattttgttctCAGTTCTAAAACCTCAGTTAC
This genomic stretch from Bradysia coprophila strain Holo2 chromosome II, BU_Bcop_v1, whole genome shotgun sequence harbors:
- the LOC119085789 gene encoding uncharacterized protein LOC119085789 isoform X2; the protein is MSISNFVSVELEKIAKNEGFIEYVIEQEPGSKHGDGFIAKMLAVTLVGKRKIGGKIVDSKLHLMCKLLPENQDRRDLFDSSSIFEHEIYVYNKILSVFDEFQSEKNIPMGDRFTEYPKCFATASDMDKGEHVIIMENLKSIEYSLWDKRIPVDYATVCLYMEALGKLHAISFALRDQKPDVFNEISRFDDVLVKLFTRDDKMKGLLDGGLDKGLSHLDQPDEKKIMADLKINCVEETIRLLSKDLAGKFYVIGHGDSWNNNLFYSNEGQSTPQRIALLDWQVSRCASPGLDISYYLMSSTNKQVRERYYDLLQVYHNSLSNLMLKLGSDPDKWFTFDDLIGQMKTVGKFGVIMAPTLLEVLVSDPKNIVDLDDITKDSKTVTEFATLDASESKLYKERLRDVIKDAVRFGWV
- the LOC119085789 gene encoding uncharacterized protein LOC119085789 isoform X1, yielding MSISNFVSVELEKIAKNEGFIEYVIEQEPGSKHGDGFIAKMLAVTLVGKRKIGGKIVDSKLHLMCKLLPENQDRRDLFDSSSIFEHEIYVYNKILSVFDEFQSEKNIPMGDRFTEYPKCFATASDMDKGEHVIIMENLKSIEYSLWDKRIPVDYATVCLYMEALGKLHAISFALRDQKPDVFNEISRFDDVLVKLFTRDDKMKGLLDGGLDKGLSHLDQPDEKKIMADLKINCVEETIRLLSKDLAGKFYVIGHGDSWNNNLFYSNEGQLTPQRISLLDWQLCRCASPGLDITYYLMSSTNKQVRERYYDLLKVYHSSLSNLIRKLGSDPDKWFTFDDLIDQMKIVGKFGVILAPGLLQIMVSDPKNIVDMDGLTKDSDTFTEFATFDASESKVFKERLSDVIKDAKRFGWI
- the LOC119085815 gene encoding uncharacterized protein LOC119085815, with product MTSPPAYLTEYLNKLAKDEGFVEHTLHYESGSNHGDGFVAVMVAVTIKGKKTVDADGEDELSLMCKLLPENRARREFFNSYMLFEREVCVYSRFLPMFEKFQNDRNISRSDGFFQYPKCYLAVANAADDHYVIVMENVKVSNYELWDKMKPVDFDTSSIFLQTLGRYHAISIALRDQKPELFKELLDLEDILTAMVELPNITNMMHGAMDKAIEHLTCEDEKNILRKLRDDYKQSIQNLFAPGAAGHLGVLLHGDCWNNNFCFKTDANNKPSEICLFDWQVSCVGSPVLDLSYYLLTSTTKELRVRYTDLIEVYHNSISELLTKLGSDPIKLCPIDELNRQLKQFGVYGVIMAPILLQVIVSDSKNIVDMDSVTADTDNIDMATMDDKSKIVYRDRISDALQDAIKFGWINL